From the genome of Candidatus Methylopumilus turicensis, one region includes:
- the dnaN gene encoding DNA polymerase III subunit beta, with amino-acid sequence MNIKINRETLLKPLSSVSSIVERRHTLPILSNLLLQAKSDQLVLTATDLEMQISLSINTPIGAELSTTISAKKLLDICRALPDNTEINMTTTDSRVAVKAGKSKFNLQTLPAVDYPVMTKAVGTETVTIGIAQNTLKNLFKQVEFAMAQQDIRYYLNGLLFEINGSRLNIVGTDGHRLSFTSTELSKSYDKQNIIIPRKTVIELIKLLDDSDNEVNVELSATQVNFSFNDIKLITKVIDGKFPDYTRVIPVGHQNNFTIDRMTVLLAMQRASILSNEKYRGIRMVLGMNSLRLISTNSEQEEAEEELEINYSGDTLDIGFNVTYLIDVLNNVSNPEVVFSFADANSSCLVTVPNDENYKYVVMPMRI; translated from the coding sequence ATGAACATTAAAATAAACCGTGAAACCCTTTTAAAACCACTTTCTTCTGTGAGTAGTATTGTTGAAAGACGTCATACATTACCGATTCTTTCTAATTTATTGCTACAAGCAAAAAGTGATCAATTGGTTTTAACGGCAACAGATTTAGAAATGCAAATTTCTCTCTCTATTAACACACCTATTGGTGCTGAGCTATCAACAACTATTTCAGCCAAAAAACTTTTAGATATTTGCAGAGCACTGCCAGACAATACAGAAATTAATATGACAACGACCGATAGTCGTGTTGCTGTAAAAGCAGGTAAGAGTAAATTTAACTTGCAAACGTTACCTGCAGTTGATTATCCAGTGATGACTAAAGCGGTTGGTACTGAAACAGTCACCATTGGTATCGCTCAAAACACGTTAAAGAACTTGTTTAAACAAGTTGAATTTGCGATGGCCCAGCAAGATATTCGTTATTATTTGAATGGATTATTATTTGAGATTAATGGTAGTCGCCTAAATATTGTTGGAACTGATGGACATCGTTTGAGTTTTACATCAACTGAGCTCTCAAAATCTTACGACAAACAAAATATTATTATTCCAAGAAAAACCGTTATCGAGTTAATCAAACTACTCGATGATAGTGATAATGAAGTAAATGTTGAGTTGTCAGCAACACAAGTGAACTTCAGCTTTAATGATATTAAATTAATCACGAAAGTGATTGACGGTAAATTCCCTGATTACACTCGCGTTATTCCTGTTGGACATCAAAACAACTTCACAATAGATAGAATGACGGTATTGCTTGCTATGCAACGCGCTTCAATTCTTTCTAATGAAAAGTATCGTGGTATTCGCATGGTGCTTGGAATGAATAGTTTGCGCCTGATAAGCACTAACAGTGAACAAGAAGAAGCTGAAGAAGAATTGGAAATCAACTATTCAGGTGACACACTGGATATTGGTTTTAATGTGACGTACTTAATTGATGTGCTGAACAATGTCAGCAACCCTGAAGTGGTATTCTCGTTTGCTGATGCAAACAGTAGCTGTTTGGTGACGGTACCAAATGATGAGAACTACAAATATGTTGTGATGCCAATGCGCATTTAA